Proteins found in one Fervidobacterium thailandense genomic segment:
- a CDS encoding ComF family protein, whose product MSRTQNGGGQVLFGEPIRPIRYYDLYGNWTAGVALSVYQIHDPRFPQVRSPLGKLLYKLKYEKDISVLDKIAQTVALAVKRLKVYPELDAIVPVPPSKLNREFQPVIELAKRVSEYTGIPLELNYLVKIKKTPEMKRFKNQSRKLKLLRDSYAVIGNGLEGKTVLLFDDIYDTGATLTACTEKLLSEGKVRRVYVLTVAKTWPCPNYEPTKVHCGKCWLSMKRFKSTQDGNQDL is encoded by the coding sequence ATGTCAAGGACACAAAATGGCGGCGGTCAGGTGCTGTTCGGTGAGCCTATCAGACCGATACGCTATTACGATCTTTACGGCAACTGGACAGCCGGTGTTGCTCTATCGGTCTACCAAATACACGACCCACGTTTTCCCCAGGTGAGATCTCCGCTCGGAAAGCTCCTCTACAAACTCAAGTATGAGAAAGATATTTCGGTTCTTGACAAAATAGCGCAAACTGTAGCACTCGCGGTCAAGAGACTCAAAGTCTACCCGGAACTTGACGCAATTGTCCCAGTTCCTCCATCAAAACTAAACCGCGAATTTCAGCCAGTAATTGAGCTTGCAAAGCGCGTTAGCGAATACACTGGAATCCCGCTGGAGCTGAATTACCTTGTCAAAATCAAGAAAACACCAGAAATGAAGAGGTTCAAAAATCAATCAAGAAAGTTAAAGCTCTTGAGGGATTCCTACGCAGTTATAGGGAACGGATTGGAAGGAAAAACCGTGCTCCTGTTCGATGACATATACGATACTGGAGCAACACTCACAGCCTGCACCGAGAAGTTACTCTCGGAAGGAAAGGTAAGAAGAGTATACGTACTAACGGTGGCAAAAACCTGGCCTTGTCCCAACTATGAACCCACAAAAGTTCATTGCGGAAAATGCTGGTTATCCATGAAACGATTTAAAAGTACTCAAGACGGAAATCAAGATCTTTGA
- a CDS encoding DNA-processing protein DprA, translating into MERMPSTEELIFITLVSDIVDRSSKKADSGPSVRLTRRFWNKFATIVKRQLGSLEMLTEVEDKDLIALIKDAMSSPKSKNSTESAAQAENILSFVKERCEGVSLVESTLKTFQDLGIKVVTTLNHQYPHVLKQKLRDSAPPLLYYSGNLELCNDEGVAIVGSRQPNPNAVAVAQKLAQTCATEGIVVVSGGARGIDSEAHNTALEYGGNTVVFLSCEMLDILTCAFRKRCSDNRRFVLNARTLIDEGRLLLISAVHPNAKFFTGNAMDRNKFIYALSKIAFVVAANESGGTITGAKENLKHNYSQLWVVEYDLSKTDDGTPPGNKTLLKTGKVKRVLESEILSNQFSVKSVLGKDYIFDRGLFDFQ; encoded by the coding sequence ATGGAGCGAATGCCAAGCACCGAAGAGCTCATTTTCATCACATTGGTTTCAGACATCGTGGATCGTTCATCTAAAAAAGCGGACTCAGGTCCCTCTGTTAGGTTAACTCGAAGGTTCTGGAATAAATTCGCCACGATCGTAAAAAGGCAGCTCGGAAGTTTGGAAATGCTCACGGAAGTAGAGGACAAAGATTTGATCGCATTGATAAAGGACGCAATGAGCTCACCGAAAAGTAAAAACTCCACGGAAAGTGCCGCCCAAGCTGAAAACATTCTAAGTTTTGTGAAGGAGAGGTGCGAGGGTGTTAGTTTGGTCGAAAGTACGCTGAAGACATTTCAGGACTTAGGTATCAAAGTTGTAACCACTTTAAATCATCAGTATCCGCACGTTTTGAAACAAAAACTTCGTGACAGCGCTCCCCCTTTACTATACTATTCCGGTAATCTTGAGTTGTGCAACGACGAAGGAGTAGCAATTGTTGGTTCACGCCAACCGAATCCTAATGCCGTTGCAGTCGCTCAAAAACTCGCGCAAACCTGTGCCACGGAAGGGATTGTTGTTGTCTCAGGTGGTGCCAGAGGAATTGACTCTGAAGCGCACAATACAGCTCTTGAATACGGTGGAAATACCGTAGTTTTCCTTTCTTGTGAAATGTTGGACATTCTTACGTGCGCTTTTAGAAAGAGGTGTTCTGACAATCGTAGGTTTGTTCTAAACGCGAGGACGTTGATTGATGAGGGAAGACTACTCCTAATCTCGGCTGTTCATCCAAACGCTAAGTTCTTCACCGGTAACGCTATGGATAGAAACAAGTTTATCTACGCTCTCTCCAAAATTGCGTTCGTAGTTGCGGCAAACGAATCGGGAGGAACCATCACCGGTGCAAAGGAAAATCTGAAGCATAACTACTCTCAACTTTGGGTCGTTGAGTACGACTTATCGAAAACTGACGACGGAACACCACCTGGAAATAAAACATTACTAAAAACGGGAAAGGTCAAACGTGTCTTGGAAAGCGAGATTCTATCCAATCAGTTTTCGGTGAAAAGTGTTCTTGGTAAAGATTACATATTTGATCGTGGGCTTTTTGACTTCCAATAA
- a CDS encoding alpha/beta fold hydrolase has translation MVFKTILLGLLAYFLTLSLNVLKIESQLRVDVQVAEVNQIKIAYKYYKSNVTGEKTFVLLHGFAGSSTDWEFLVKELRNIGHCLLIDIPPFGLSEKKLGFDYSDANLIKTILMLVDKLGVKKFSLIGHSMGGNLAILIASTVPERIEKLVLVSAAYLPLEQDDSELMEILRNGGRSWTANLDDENLSTILNLGLKAYPLIRNVYSNLVPKLDRVRQEHLDKTFVQNIFLPAEVLIKFSKDKIAQEPFEHDLGKISAQTLIIYGSNDNVTPPAIGEYLSKRIKNSRFELIDGEGHLPMFNERFVEIVVKFLRD, from the coding sequence GTGGTATTCAAAACTATTCTGCTTGGCCTTTTGGCTTATTTCTTGACACTTTCTCTGAACGTACTCAAGATCGAATCTCAGCTGAGGGTGGATGTTCAAGTCGCCGAGGTAAATCAAATAAAGATTGCCTACAAATACTACAAAAGTAACGTGACAGGCGAAAAAACTTTCGTTCTGCTCCACGGTTTTGCTGGATCTTCCACTGACTGGGAGTTTCTGGTTAAGGAGCTTCGTAATATTGGGCACTGCTTGCTTATAGACATTCCACCTTTTGGACTATCGGAGAAAAAACTTGGGTTTGACTACTCTGATGCGAACCTGATAAAAACCATATTGATGCTCGTTGACAAACTTGGAGTGAAAAAATTCTCTCTCATTGGACATTCCATGGGGGGCAACCTTGCGATACTCATTGCAAGTACCGTCCCGGAGCGCATAGAAAAGCTCGTTCTCGTTTCTGCTGCGTATCTTCCCTTGGAACAGGACGATTCTGAGCTTATGGAGATTTTGAGAAATGGCGGTCGATCTTGGACTGCTAACCTTGACGATGAAAATCTTTCGACTATCCTGAACCTCGGATTGAAAGCGTACCCGTTGATTCGGAACGTTTACAGCAACCTGGTTCCAAAACTGGACCGCGTGCGTCAAGAACATCTGGATAAAACTTTTGTACAAAATATCTTTTTGCCAGCGGAGGTTCTGATAAAGTTCTCAAAGGACAAAATAGCACAGGAGCCGTTCGAACACGACCTGGGAAAAATCAGTGCACAGACTTTGATAATTTACGGTAGCAATGACAACGTAACACCACCAGCTATAGGTGAGTACCTCTCAAAGAGAATAAAAAACTCACGATTCGAGTTAATCGACGGAGAAGGTCACTTGCCAATGTTTAATGAGCGTTTTGTTGAAATCGTTGTCAAGTTCCTGCGTGATTGA
- a CDS encoding alpha/beta fold hydrolase yields the protein MVARTLIFSALVSLLIAFLNVQGIKSSLQTELKYLEVNGIKVAYRDYKNPYAPDRVFVFLHGLGGSSVDWMLVVENVRKFGRCILIDVPPFGLSEKSRDFDYSDENTMELLLAFLDKLGIDRFNLIGHSMGGQLSLLIASAVPEKVEKLVLIAPAAFKIGTGKESSQIDYEHEENLLNGVNLSRSGTRLLATMLDGSLKFYPAFRFLYQGSKPRLEKVREKHLELTFVQNYFIPGEVWLKFTIDKIKQPPYHLDFSKINAETLIIFGTNDAIVSPKIGEFLSKRIKNSHLVLVDGGEHLLMFDQRCVALITEFLLSFSK from the coding sequence ATGGTAGCTCGAACTCTCATTTTCAGTGCACTCGTTTCGTTGCTGATCGCATTCTTAAATGTTCAGGGGATAAAGTCCTCGCTCCAGACTGAGCTCAAATACCTCGAAGTAAACGGCATAAAGGTTGCTTATCGGGACTACAAAAACCCCTATGCCCCGGACAGGGTCTTCGTCTTTCTCCATGGGCTAGGAGGTTCTTCGGTTGACTGGATGCTCGTAGTTGAAAACGTTCGGAAATTTGGAAGGTGCATATTAATCGACGTTCCACCGTTTGGTTTATCCGAAAAAAGCAGGGATTTTGATTATTCGGACGAGAATACGATGGAACTGCTCTTGGCATTTTTGGACAAGCTTGGGATCGATAGGTTCAACTTAATCGGACACTCCATGGGAGGCCAACTCTCGCTCTTAATTGCAAGCGCGGTTCCGGAGAAAGTCGAGAAACTCGTCCTGATTGCCCCGGCAGCCTTTAAAATTGGGACTGGTAAAGAAAGCTCGCAAATCGATTACGAACACGAAGAAAACTTGTTGAATGGAGTCAACCTGTCGAGGTCAGGTACAAGACTGCTGGCTACGATGCTCGATGGAAGCCTGAAATTCTACCCCGCTTTCCGTTTCCTCTACCAAGGTTCAAAACCGCGCCTTGAGAAGGTTCGGGAAAAGCACCTCGAACTAACGTTTGTTCAGAACTACTTCATTCCTGGCGAAGTGTGGTTAAAGTTCACCATCGACAAGATAAAGCAGCCACCCTATCATCTTGACTTCTCCAAAATTAACGCTGAAACACTTATAATTTTTGGCACAAACGACGCAATTGTATCACCGAAAATCGGAGAGTTTTTGTCAAAAAGAATCAAGAATTCTCACCTTGTTCTCGTTGATGGCGGTGAACATTTGCTGATGTTTGACCAAAGGTGTGTGGCACTGATAACCGAGTTTTTACTTAGCTTTTCAAAATGA